Genomic segment of bacterium:
AATTCTTTTACATCCGTGGAAGAAAGCAAAAGAGGTGATTTGTTTCGGGTAAAACCCTGGAACTTTCTCACCCATATTCTGTGATTCAGACAGTAGACTATAGACATCAGATCCCAGACTGAAACGGGCAGAAATTGCAGAAGAATGAAGGCTTGGGAGACCTGCCTATACTTCTGTAGGTAAGGCTCAGGAAAAATTCAGGGAGTGAAATTTTGAGGATGGTTTCCCAAATGTTACTAATTTCCTGCATAAATAGAGTCTATAGTCTTGTGTCTGATGTCCAGTGTCTGAATCACAGTCACCCATATTGTATATACCTTTAATGTCTTTGGAGAATAGTGCTTCATCTTTATTTCAGCGGACATATCCGCGTAAGTATTCTTCCATTGTGCTATGACTGAGTCCTTTTCTTCGCTCTGTGATTCTTTATGAACCTGTACTATGAATGATGGTGGGCTCTTTTTTATCGTTTCTGAACGCAGGTTGGTTTTTGGGGCTGAGGTTATATTGCTACCATTTGCCGCATTAACACCAACTTGCAATATCTCATAATAAAGAGATACAGCATGGGCTGCCTGTTTTTGCTGTGTTTGTGTCTGGTGTTTTTCCTGTAACTTCTTTATGAACTGAGTCAGACTTTCCTTATTTGAATGACTGAAGCCATATTTATGGCAGAAGTCAAGATAGTATCTCAACCATTTTTTATAATGGGATTGATAAGAAACAGGGACTGATTTTTTAGCCAGTATCAAACTATATTGGGCGAAAATATCTGTTGGTATATTAATCATGCAGAATTATCCTATTTTCTGTATATCATGTAAAAAGTAATGATAACCAGTTAGAATTATACATAATTTATTTGTTTTTGTCAATTTTTTTCTTGACTTTTTGACTAAATTGTGCTAAAGTACAGAAAACCATATAATAACTTGTTAGACATATCCAGCATTTTAAAAGGAAGGAGGGGACGGAAGTTTTAAGCGAAGTTATTTGTTGTTTCAAACGACTTCCTAAAATGCGAGAATTGTTTATTGGAACATAAAGAAAATTGTTGCAGAGATCAAGGCAATCCCCATAAGGAGGTAGTATTGATGAACTCGGGAAAATTTCAAGAATACCTTAAAGAGAGATATGAAAACCAGATAGCATGGTATGATCAGAAGGCTATCTGGAACCAAAAGAGATACAAAATATTTCAATGGTCCGTTATTGTCCTTTCGGCAATAACACCAATCCTTGTCGTTATCGCTGTTGGAGGTGAATGGCAAAGATGGACGGCTGTGGTTGTATCAGCTCTGGTAGCAATTGGAACTACTGCTTTAAAAACATTCAAATACCAGGAAAACTGGATTAACTACCGAACGACCTGTGAAACTCTTAGGAAAGAAATTTATTATTATCAGGCTGGCATTCAGGGGTACGAAGATTCAGAGGACCGAGAGGCCCTTTTTATTGAAAGGGTTGAGTCGCTTATCTCAAGAGAAAATACTCTATGGATAATTTCGCAAAAGCAGGAAGAAAAGAAGGCAATGCATACTTAAGGAACTTCGCACGAGAGCCCATTTTAGACACCAAAGGATGAAGCAAAAAGACTTTTGTAAAGATGTAGAAGGTCTTTTACCACAAAGTGAGGAGAATTTCTTTAGTGCTGTGCTCACTCTGTGACTATTTATTACTCGAAGTAGAGAGTGATTAAGCACTATATGAAATACTTGGAGGGAGATTATATTTGCCTTCCATTCAGGAGGTGATAAAAGGATGGCAGGAATTGGCAACTACTTTCATGGTGAAAAAGGGAAAGTCCTTGACCTGTATTTGCTTCCGTCGGGAGATATGCTCTTCTTGGAAATGGAAATTACTGGAAACCCACACAGAAAATATGCCGCAGACTACGGAAGTGATATTGGGATTGATCCATCAATTCGAGTCGG
This window contains:
- a CDS encoding DUF4231 domain-containing protein, which gives rise to MNSGKFQEYLKERYENQIAWYDQKAIWNQKRYKIFQWSVIVLSAITPILVVIAVGGEWQRWTAVVVSALVAIGTTALKTFKYQENWINYRTTCETLRKEIYYYQAGIQGYEDSEDREALFIERVESLISRENTLWIISQKQEEKKAMHT